TCGCCTGATTGGGAGAGGAGAGGCGTGATCGTGAAGCTGGGAGAAAGAGTTGTCGCGCGACATCGAGAGGAGTCTGGTGCTTGCATTTTGTCAGGCTATGCGGTTGCTGCTCGCCTCGCTGGTGGTAAGCTTTGTCTCGAATCGATCGGAAAGACGTAGATATGACTGTTGGTCGATCGAAGATCAGGAAGTGTTGTTCAATTGACTTACATAACTAAAAGAAGATAGTACAGggtaatttagaaatttttcaACAAACTAACAGCTAGAAGAACTAAAATTGAATGAATGATCTCTGagatttacaaaattaaattaaagagatattttaatataattttaaaaaataaaaataatttaattaatttagtcaAATTATAAGAACACAGACATAATTATCCTATTTTTTAATACACATGTCCAAGTATAAACTGGATTATAAtaccaattaaaaaaattaatcggcACCCACAAAAGTATTCTATAATTTcacctccccccccccccccccccggcTATATATAATTGCCATCACTCCCTACTATCTCTCCCCCACACATCCGAGAGACCAAAGCCTAGACCTTCCGCTCCTCATTTCCGGGAAGGCTCTCTCTCTCTTGCATATCTTTACCCCCTGATCTAAATCTCCCATCACAACCAGTCCCCCACAAAAAATGGAGCAACCCAGATTTGTTATAGAAGCATGCGAAGCTGAATCAATGGCCAAAAAATCGGGTCTAACGGTTCCCCAGCTCCTCCCTACCCTAGTTCAAGAGGCCCGGTCCTTGGCCCGCACCCCCATCTCCAACTACTACGTCGGTGCCGTCGGCCTTGGATCCTCCGGCCGCATCTTTTTTGGGGCCAACCTCGAATTTCCGGGCCTGCCTCTACATCACTCCGTTCACGCCGAACAATTTCTCATCACTAATCTCACTCTCAATGCTGAACCCGGGCTCAACTACGTGTCCGTATCCGCCGCCCCCTGTGGCCACTGCCGTCAGTTTTTCCAGGAAATTCGCAACGCCCCCGATATACAGATCCTCATCACAGACGATAGTAACAATAATAATTGCAGTGGTGTGTCTCAGAATAATGGAGACACAAGGGAATTCGAGTCCTTTTCCCGCTTTTTACCGCACAGATTCGGACCAGATGACCTTTTGGATAAGGATGTTCCATTAGCTCTAGAACCTCATAATAATCACTTGTCCTTTCTTTATGATTCTAACAGTAACATCCCAAATGGGATTAATACTCCTGTTTGCGATGATTTGAAATATGAGGCTCTAAAGGCCGCCAACAAATCTCATGCTCCGTATAGTAATTGCCCATCTGGGGTGGCGTTGATGGATTGTGAAGGAAAGGTCTATAGAGGGTCGTATATGGAGTCCGCAGCATATAATCCGAGCCTGGGGCCTGTACAAGCGGCGATTGTGGCGTATATTGTGGGCGGAGGCGGTGGTGGCTATGAGAAAATTGTGGCTGCTGTATTGGTGGAGAAGGAAGGGGCTGTGGTGAGACAGGAGTACACGGCAAGGCTGCTTTTGCAGGTGATTTCGCCCAAGTGCGAGTTTAAGGTGTTACACTGTGGTATGAAGTCTTGCTAAATCATCTTGTAGCTATTGGTAACTTTTGTTTATAATCTCCTCGCTGTTTCTTCCTGTACTTGTTTCAAGGCCTAATTTCTTGGCGATGGAAGATGGAAACGAATGAATCGATCTCTAATCAGATTCCATTTTCTTTATAGTTTTAGCTTCTGTCTGCATATTAGCAGGCAAATTACGACaaaagttgattttttttttataattttaaattaattcccaGTTAAAAATTTCCCCTGAATTCCAAATTAATAAGGGAAATGTGGTTTGTCATTGAATAATGATGCACTTCTAGACTCTTTTGTGTTTTGGCCTTTTCAATGTGATGAGACTGGCAAAGAAAAGGCAGTTGCGGCTAGTGATGGCTTTTTAAGGCAAAAATCCTTTTAGCACAAATTAGAGATTATTGGCTGGTAGTATAGTATAGGATATGAGTTGGACTTCCAATATTTACAAGGTTTTCACTTTAATACACACTTTGTGTGATTCTAATTCAGCTAATGAAGCAATCATGGCTGATAATACAATCTTTATAAAACCTTTTAACCATCTTTTTGACTTGCATCATCAAAAAATTAGTGGCAGTAGCATTTtgtatgtttttttattattggctGCATCATCACTTTTTCTGCTTTGCGATCAAAGCAAGCTACTCTTCGTATTATTAGCCTAACTCATCAAGACCACTTGCTTTTATCACAAAGTTTATTGACACTACAACCTTTTCATGGTTAATATCTGAcactaaaattttcaaaattataactATTCAACCCTTATAAATGCATGCGAGTAATTACAAAATTAGGCATTAGATCGATATTACACAAAAATGAGGATGAAATGATGGATTATATGTTATTGGTCTGTgcaaataaaagattaaaataagACTTATCCTGTAGACTTGAGAACAAGGAAAAATTAAACCGTTTGCGCTGTTGTATGTTTAACCCTTATCCAGGCTCTCTCAACTCCCATCACACTACACTCCATAATCAAGCAAAATTTTCAAGGTTCGACTGTAGCCTCGACAAGGTTGTGGCCTATGGAGCTTGAATTCTTAGTCTTGTCTCGTTTAGGGAATTGACATTAAAAAATGCACATGAATTACATGAACAACAATGAAGAGTTTTGATGCCTTAGCTCAGGTTAGAAAAATACAAAAGCCAGAGaaaaacaaacataaacaacGGTATCAAACTGCCGAACTAGTTAACAACATCAATAATGTAAGTGCACGAGTTCCTCTGGAAGAAAAAAAACTATTATCTCTAAATTAATCAACAATGATATCTTTCATTGTCTGATTAAAATCATTTCTACTAAACTTATCTTTTTTCCCTTTCCTACCTTTCATTGGTAATCAAATCATAGTGTAAAGAACGAAAAATTAAGCTCAATATCACCCATTTCAAATGGACGACTGCGAGGTAGAAAAAGAAGGAGACGCAGCGTTCTTGAGAGGCACTGTGGCTATATTATCTCTGCTGCCCAGTATACCGGCCGATCCAAATCCTTCTTCATCTTCCACAAACATCAAATCATCAATATTTCTAAATGCCCCATGAACCAAAATAACCACCGCCCCTAACAACATGGCATAAATAATATTCTCAGTTACATTTGTAAGAGAAAGTATGATGATTGTAGCCATCAACAAGATTACCATCACAACTTTATCAGAGATTACACTGCCTACAACCACCAGGGGATCGTCGCGCAGAAAATACAGGAACATCCATGCGGCCATCATGATTATGAAGACGATCAATGATATAGGATGCCATAGCaagctgaggaacaagatgAATAGTATGATTATAGCATAGTTATATCGAAAGAATGCAGCATTTGTTTTGATCTTTTGAACAGATTCGCTAAATGTGATGGGAAGGTTGAAAGATTGCAGCTGCATCATTTGTCCCCATGATCTTCGTGTGCCAAGGCTCAATTCAATCTTTTCTTTTGCGTTTGAAATGATGCATAGGTTTGACGGCCGATGTGATTCTGTTGGTATTGTTCCGTACGTAGTCATTTTCCGGCGATCTATAGATACGCTCAGGAGGAGAAACGATTATGATATGAGAAAATGCCAACTTGGAGGGAGGGAGAAGAAAGTGGACAAAACGGTTTTCATGTGAGAAATCAAATATGGTTGAGGAGCACCATTGATTAACTTAGAATATCACACGTCGACCTTAGGTTGGTGATTGATCAAGTGATTGAACGAGATTGAGATCTTGGTTTGTATTGTGCAACAGAAGCACCAGATTCTGTTCCTTGCTGAGACAATCAATGGAAAGGGAAGACAGCTTTTGCATTCCTTTCCTAGGGGTAATAATTCACAAATATTCCTTTCCTTCCTATTAATAACCATACATCACATTAAAAATTGCCCAACGCTTTCAAAACAAACAGTTGTCTTTACAGCTCATTAACAATCACGTAAGCAAGCAGCTAGTGTAGATTGGGCTCATGAAAGCCCAGACTCGAACCGACCCAGGAGCCCAGTTTGCGCATAAAAACGCGCAAAGCAGCCTCCGTTTAATTCACTCGTCAATCGATTCGCAAGATCAAATTCACAGCCCTCCGTCCCATCTTAAAACCCCCAAATCCTAATTTCCATGAGTAGTTCAATTCTCTTTCCCGCTCATGCTCTTCAAATTCCAAAGCAACCAGTTCCCTCACTCACAATTTCCTCGTCCGCCAACAAATCCACTGTAAATTTtcattgataatttttatttttctccagTTCTTCTTTTGGGAATCAATGGCGACGAGAAACCGGACCATTCAGTACAAGAAGCACAGAGATGCAGTGAAGAGCGTGCGGGCTCCTTTGTCGTCGTCAGTGTCAGGTTTGAGGGGTCCGGTTATTGAAATGGTTAATACTTCGATACTTCGTTCCAATCATGCCTCCTATACTCCCCTTAGCACTGAAGAACCTGGTCCTTCCAGGTAACCCACCTTTTTGTTGCTTAAAGATTCTTATCGACTTGTGTGCACTTTGATTATGGTATAATGAATTA
The Manihot esculenta cultivar AM560-2 chromosome 1, M.esculenta_v8, whole genome shotgun sequence genome window above contains:
- the LOC110612911 gene encoding cytidine deaminase 1, yielding MEQPRFVIEACEAESMAKKSGLTVPQLLPTLVQEARSLARTPISNYYVGAVGLGSSGRIFFGANLEFPGLPLHHSVHAEQFLITNLTLNAEPGLNYVSVSAAPCGHCRQFFQEIRNAPDIQILITDDSNNNNCSGVSQNNGDTREFESFSRFLPHRFGPDDLLDKDVPLALEPHNNHLSFLYDSNSNIPNGINTPVCDDLKYEALKAANKSHAPYSNCPSGVALMDCEGKVYRGSYMESAAYNPSLGPVQAAIVAYIVGGGGGGYEKIVAAVLVEKEGAVVRQEYTARLLLQVISPKCEFKVLHCGMKSC
- the LOC110612945 gene encoding PRA1 family protein F3, with protein sequence MTTYGTIPTESHRPSNLCIISNAKEKIELSLGTRRSWGQMMQLQSFNLPITFSESVQKIKTNAAFFRYNYAIIILFILFLSLLWHPISLIVFIIMMAAWMFLYFLRDDPLVVVGSVISDKVVMVILLMATIIILSLTNVTENIIYAMLLGAVVILVHGAFRNIDDLMFVEDEEGFGSAGILGSRDNIATVPLKNAASPSFSTSQSSI